From a single Accipiter gentilis chromosome 10, bAccGen1.1, whole genome shotgun sequence genomic region:
- the PGPEP1L gene encoding pyroglutamyl-peptidase 1-like protein produces MDSNSNIVVVTGFGPFRQHLVNSSWEAVKELSKRGLGKNIDLRIMQLPVVYQKAKEQVFKIWKTLQPLLTVHVGLASSAKAIIILEQCGKNKGYQEMDACGFHPEGDCCMLDGPEKIESTINMKTLWKNISAEGIDIIFSRDAGRYICDYTYYASLYYGNGRAAFIHVPPLSKLLTVDLLGKALQTIILEMLKQCGEEREYDGSYKKKMGIS; encoded by the exons ATGGATTCAAATTCCAACATTGTGGTTGTAACtg GTTTCGGTCCCTTTAGACAACACCTGGTTAATTCTAGCTGGGAAGCAGTGAAg GAGCTGTCCAAGAGAGGCCTTGGTAAAAACATAGATCTCCGTATCATGCAGCTGCCGGTTGTTTACCAAAAAGCAAAGGAGCAAGTCTTCAAGATATGGAAAACTCTTCAGCCACTG CTTACTGTTCACGTTGGGCTGGCTTCATCTGCCAAAGCAATCATCATCCTTGAGCAGTGTGGGAAGAACAAAGGCTATCAAGAGATGGATGCTTGTGGTTTTCACCCAGAAGGTGACTGTTGCATGCTAGATGGCCCGGAAAAGATTGAATCTACAATTAATATGAAGACTCTCTGGAAAAACATTTCAGCGGAAGGGATTGATATAATCTTTTCCAGAGATGCGGGAAG GTATATCTGCGATTATACGTACTACGCTTCACTGTATTACGGCAATGGAAGAGCAGCCTTCATCCATGTGCCTCCACTATCCAAATTGCTAACAGTGGACCTTCTAGGAAAAGCATTACAGACAATTATCTTAGAAATGTTAAAACAGTGCGGGGAAGAAAGAGAGTACGATGGAtcatataagaaaaaaatggggATTTCTTAG